A window from Polaromonas hydrogenivorans encodes these proteins:
- a CDS encoding NADH:ubiquinone reductase (Na(+)-transporting) subunit F, translating into MSYQLTIEPLGATIEVEEGQTLLDAALRQGIYIPHACGHGLCGTCKVQVCDGEVDHGHANPFALMDFERDAGKTLACCATLQSDGTIEADIDEDPDAQMIPVRDFLTTVSRIEHLTPTIKGIFLKLDQPMHFQAGQYVQVVIPGIEGGRAFSIANAPVQVQASGEIELNVRIVAGGAATTWLHQNLAVGNRLQISGPYGRFFVRKSTQVPTIFMAGGSGLSSPRAMLHDLLEDKSLHPMTLLYGQRTREELYYDDEFRALAAQYPHFTYVPTLSGEPEGSDWAGARGFVHDVAKAHFGGTFSGHQAYLCGPPVMIEACIATLMQGRLYERDIYTEKFLSAADTNQQRSPLFKRV; encoded by the coding sequence CAAGGTATCTACATTCCGCACGCCTGCGGACACGGCCTGTGCGGCACCTGCAAGGTGCAGGTGTGTGACGGTGAGGTGGATCATGGTCATGCCAATCCGTTCGCCCTGATGGACTTCGAGCGTGATGCCGGCAAAACGCTGGCCTGCTGTGCCACGCTGCAAAGCGATGGCACTATCGAGGCTGACATCGATGAGGATCCGGATGCGCAAATGATCCCGGTGCGCGACTTTCTCACCACGGTGTCGCGCATCGAGCACCTGACGCCCACCATCAAGGGCATCTTTCTCAAGCTCGACCAGCCGATGCATTTTCAGGCGGGCCAGTACGTACAGGTGGTGATTCCTGGCATCGAAGGCGGCCGGGCGTTTTCCATTGCCAATGCACCCGTGCAAGTGCAAGCCAGCGGTGAGATCGAGTTGAACGTTCGCATCGTTGCTGGCGGTGCGGCCACCACGTGGCTGCATCAGAACCTCGCCGTGGGCAATCGGCTGCAGATCTCCGGACCCTATGGCCGCTTTTTTGTGCGCAAGTCCACCCAGGTGCCGACGATCTTCATGGCGGGCGGATCGGGTTTGTCGAGTCCCCGTGCCATGCTTCATGACCTGCTGGAAGACAAGAGCCTGCACCCCATGACTCTGCTGTACGGGCAACGCACGCGTGAAGAGCTGTATTACGACGACGAGTTTCGCGCGCTTGCCGCCCAGTACCCGCACTTCACCTATGTGCCTACGCTGTCGGGTGAACCGGAAGGATCGGATTGGGCCGGCGCACGCGGCTTTGTGCACGACGTGGCCAAGGCCCACTTTGGTGGAACCTTTTCCGGCCACCAGGCCTATCTGTGCGGGCCGCCCGTGATGATCGAGGCTTGCATCGCCACCCTGATGCAGGGGCGCTTGTACGAGCGCGACATTTACACCGAGAAGTTCCTCTCGGCAGCCGACACCAATCAGCAGCGCAGTCCCCTGTTCAAGCGGGTTTGA
- a CDS encoding 2Fe-2S iron-sulfur cluster binding domain-containing protein, with translation MFFDTRPKVSVHVMQTDETYACATSESLLQGMLRLGRKGIPVGCVNGGCGVCKVHVLEGQCQALGPISRAHVSAAEEAHGFTLACRVAPLTPVRLEVVGKFEKPFRKGFATKANS, from the coding sequence ATGTTCTTCGACACCCGTCCCAAGGTCAGCGTGCATGTCATGCAAACCGACGAGACCTATGCATGCGCCACCAGCGAGAGCCTGCTGCAAGGCATGTTGCGCCTGGGTCGCAAGGGCATTCCGGTGGGCTGCGTCAACGGCGGTTGTGGCGTCTGCAAGGTTCACGTTCTGGAGGGGCAATGCCAGGCGCTGGGCCCCATCAGCCGCGCGCACGTCAGTGCCGCAGAGGAAGCACACGGATTCACCCTGGCCTGCCGTGTAGCGCCCCTCACCCCGGTTCGGCTGGAGGTGGTAGGGAAGTTTGAAAAGCCATTTCGCAAGGGGTTTGCCACCAAGGCAAATTCCTGA